CTCAGTCGTCGCGCGCGTCATGCCGCCTCCTCCGTGACGATCGGGGCGAGCGCGGCGTAGACGCTCGGGCGCACCAGCTTGAGGACCAGAGCCACCACGACCCCGAGCGCCGCGGTCCCGGCGAGCAGGATGAAGACGCGCTCGACGGTCGGGTCGGCCGGGGAGATCCCGAGCAGGTCCGGCAGATTCGCGGTGCAGGCCCACACCATGCCGAGCAGCGCCAGCGCGGAGATTCCGGGAAACCAGATGCGCACCGCGGCCGACTCGCCGTGGGGGTCGCGGGCGAAGAAGGCCAGGATCGCGACGGACGTCACGGCCAGCAGCACCATGATCCCGTAGCCGCCGGTCGTGGAGGCGATGTAGAACAGCTGCGTCATCGGGTCCCACTGGAACAGCAGCGTGGCGAGAATGGCGGCAAGGCCGATCGCGGACTGCACCAGCGAGGCGGTGCGCGCGACCCCGGAGCGGCGGACGGCGGCGACTGCGGAGGGCAGCACGCCGTCCCGGCCGAGCGAGTACCCGTATCGGATGAGCGTGTTGTGATACGCGAGGGCGGCGGCGAACAGGGACGTCAGGAACAGCACGTCCGCGCAGTCCGAAAGCGCCCCCGGGCTCATCGCGAGGAACAGCGCCGGCCCCTTGCTCTGTGCGTCGGCGACCACGTGCGAGCCGTAGTGCACGTCCACGGCCAGTGCCCCGGCCACGTAGATCACGGCTGCGACCGTGAGGCTCGCGACGGTTGCGCGCAGCAGGGTGGTGCGCGGAGTCTTGGCCTCCTCGCTGTAGACGACGGACTGCTCGAAGCCGAGGAAGCACAGCACGCAGATCGCGGCCAGCGAACCGTACGAGCCGATGGTCAGGTGCGCCGGGTTCAGCGCGCCCAGGTGCGTGCGTCCGGCGGCCGGGTGGGCCAGGCCAAAAGCGCAGATCCCTGCGATCACGAGGATCTCGGCGACCGAGAGCACCCCTAGGACCTTGCCGGTCAGCTCCACCTTCGCCAGGCCAAGCAGCGCGACCAGCGCCCAGGCCGCCAAGGCACAGGCCCACCAGCTCGGGTGCCAGGTCGTGTTGTCCGCGACGAACGCGGCGCCCTGCACGCCGATGGCGCCGTAGAGCGAGCACTGCATCCCGGAGTAGAACACGAACGCCACCAGCGCCCCGGCCACCCCCGCGGGGCGCCCGAGCCCTTTCGTGATCAGCGCGTAGAACGGCCCGGCGTTGGTCACATGCCGACTCATCGCGAGGTATCCGGGCACGAACAGCGCCAGCACGACGGCCGTGAGCAGGAACGCCGCAGGGAAGAGCGTCTGGCCGGTGGCCGCGATCGACAACGGCAGTGTGCCCCCACTCACCAGCAGCGGCCCCAACGAGGCGATCATGAAGAACGAGACCATCACCGCATTGAGCTTGCCGCGGGCCAGGCCCGGCGCTCTCGTGCCGGGCGGCGCGGCGTGGGCGAGCTGCGTCATTGTGTTCTCCTCGAATCAGTAAAAGGTGGGTGGGAATCAGCGTTGCCGGGAGGCGACAGCCGTGGTCGTAGCCGACCGGACGTGGCCGATCAGGTAGCTCAGTGCCACATTGCGGCGCGCGAGAGATTCTTCGGCTGGGACCTTCTCGGCCATCCACCACTGCCGTGAGGCGGTGGCGGCAAGACCGGTCGCCCGCACGGCTGCGATCAGCGCCGCATGGTGCGGATCGAGCTGGCTCGCATCAGTGCTCTGAAGCGCAGTCAACCCGTAGAACACGCGCTCGACCAGCCGCGGGCGAACCGGGGGGAAGACAGTGCGCGCTCCGCGCAGCAGTCGGGATTCCTCGCGGCGCGTCAGGATCCCGGCGCCGAGCAGCTCCTCCCGCGTTCGCGGGTAGGCGTCGGCCGCGATGACGTCCACCGCCGTGCGTATGGGGCACGGCTCGCGCAGACGCACAGCGACCTCGGCCGCCACCGCGCACACCTCCGCCCAGGTATCGTAGGAGGGACCGCGACCACGCTCGACCAGCACATCGCGCTTGACGTCGAGACTTACTCGCCCGACCAGCAGCAGCTCGGCAAGCAGCATCCCGGTCAGACCGAGCGCGCAGACCGGCTCTGAGATCAGCGGGGAGCCGTCGAAGGGATCGTGGGCAAGCAGGAAGAAACGCCCGGACAGCGTCGTACGCGAGAGGTCGCCCTGCAGCAGGTCCTCCTCACTCGGCACCGCTTGACGCCGCCACACCGCCTCTTCCGGTTCAAGGCTCTTCCACGCCTCCACCAGGAGGAGATGGAGCGCAACCGGCGCGTTCTCGCCCTCTGCGATCAACGCGCTGGCGACTGCCTCCATCGGCCCGAACCCCGGGAGGGTCGACAGCCCTGCCGCGTCCACCACCGACTGGGCGACCTGATCGAGCGCTGCCGCACCCAGAGCCGGACGGCCCAGGCGTCGGAGCGCGAGCCTCACCACCTCGGGCAGATCGGCGGGAGAGGAATCGGGTCGCCCGCACAACTGCACTGCGACGTTAAACAGGTCCCGCAGCTCACTGACCGAGAGGCCACCATCAACGGTGGCAGCAAACCTCGCTGTGCGCACGTGCCCGCTCATCGTCCAACCTCGTCGCGGTCCGGGTCGGCGGCTTCGGGGTGAGCCTCGACCAGGGTGGCTGCGGCGTTGAACAGTTCGACTAGCGCCGTGCGGGCGACATCGTGGGACGCGCTTGAAACGCGCTTCTCGGCTGTCCACTTGTGCACGGCGGCGATCGGGCGAACCGGGTATCGGTCACGCTCGTCCATCACCCTGCACAAGGCATGAGCGACCTGATTCACCTCAGGGCTGTAGAGCAGTCGCTGTCCGGCAGGCTCGCGTATCTCGGTGTTGAGGAGGTCGATAACGGTGCGGAAATCGTGGTTCGAATCGCCCTTGGCCACGCGCGCCGCCGCACGCAGGACACCGGCAAGTTCAGCGGCGGAGAGCAGACCGTCCGCGATGCCCCGCGTCTTACCCGTGCGAGCCCCTCGTATGTCGGTGTCGATCGGCTGCTCGGGGAGCATCCGCATGAGCAGTGCGACGTGCTCGGGGTTTTCCGGCGGGGCCTCGGCCAGCGCCGCTCGCACGCACGTGAGGTCCTGGGCCTCAAAGACCGCGGCGATCTCCGACTCGGTGGCGCCATGCTCGAGGGCGTTGAGCAGCGCGCCAACCAGTCCCTGCGCGATCGTGCGCCGACGCGAGGAGACGTCCTCGACGTCCGTGATCGCATGGCGCACGGACTCGAGAGCCATGGTGTGTCCGAGCTGCTGGTGGGTTTCGCTCATTCCGGTTTCCTCGCTGCGATGAGGTGACCTGGCGTCAGATGGAAGCTACAGTCGGTGCGGAAGTGCGAAGGGGTACGATCCGTACCCCTGTTTGTGATCTTGCTGCGTTTTACCGGAGCCACAGGTGATGAGTCAGAGCACAATCGGCCAACGCGTTCGTCGCCTGCGCGAGAGCCGCGATATGACCAGGGAGGCGCTCGCCGCGGCGCTCGGCTGCTCGGCGGAATGGGTCAAGAAGTTCGAGGGCGGCCACCGTCAGGCCGACCCGAAGCTCAGCACCCTGCGCGACCTCGCCCGGGTGCTGAACGTTCCGCTCAGCCAGCTCGTCGACGACCCCGCATCTGACGCGAGATGCAGACCGGAGGACGACGACACCGTGCTGCTGCGCGCAGTGCTGCTCACTCCGATGACCGGCGAGACCCGGGGCACCGACCTCGAAAGACTCTGGGACGAGTGCGCGTACGGCTTCACCGCGTTCCAGGCCGGCCATTACAGCGCGCTGCTGCGCACACTCCCCAAGTTGGTCACTACGGCCCGGGCGCTGCCGGACGATCCGGCCAGCGCCCGGTGCGCATATCGTGCCCATCACCTTGCGGCAATCACCCTCATGAAGTTCAACGGCGGCCCTGCAGCTTGGACAGCAGCGAACCGGGCTGTGGCCTTCGCCGAGACCAGCGGCGACCCGGTCGCCCTCGCCCTGGCCGCCCAGTCCCTCGTCTACACGATGACCACGATCGGCGCCGCCGCGCTGGGGATGGACACCGCGGAAAGCTACGCGACCAGGCTCGAGCACGGCCTTTCCGATGGATCCGTGCCCTCCGCCACCGCACTGGGAATGCTCTGGCTCAAAGGAGCCGTAGCCGCGGCGGACAACCACAACCCGGTCGCGGCACAGCAGATGCTCGCGCAGGCGCGCCGTTGCGCCGAACAGGTGCCGACCGGCGCCAACTACCTGTTCTCCGGCTTCGATCAGCTCAATGTCCTGCTTTATCAGGTCTCGATCGACGCGGCACTCGCCCGCTACGTGCCGGCAGCCGACGGAGCCGACTGGATCCGGCCCGACGCCCTAGACGCGCTCCCGCCAGAGCGGCGCACCCACCACCTGATCGAGGCCGCCACCACCTACACCCGGCTGGGCCGCACCGCCGACGCGCTCGCGGCACTGCTGCGAGCCGAAGGAGCTAACCGCGCAGAGCTGCGCACACGCCCGGCCGCGCGCGACGCGATTCAAGCCCTGCTCGACGTACCCGGGCCCAGGCCGGAGCGCCTGCGCGCTCTCGCCCGCCGCGCCGGCCTCGCTGCTTGATACCGTCCCGGCATGACGGCGCACACGAACCCCCCGGCCGACCCGGCCGCGCACCATAGGCCCGTTCTCTACCTGATCGGGTGCGCAGCCCCGCCGGTGCACCACATCCGTACCGCCATCACCCAGGCCCAGGACCGGGCCTACGACACCTGTCTCATCCTGACCCCGACCGCGGCCGCCTGGCTCGACAAGGACCTGGACGAGTTGGCCGAGCTCACCGGCCACCCGGTCCGCTCGAGTTACAAGCAGCCCGGCACACCCGACGCCCTGCCCAGTCCCGACGCGTTCCTGGTCGCGCCGATGACGCTGAACACGACCACCAAGTGGGCCGACGGACACCAGGACAACCTGGCCCTCGGCCTGATCGCCGAGGCCGCCGGTCGCCGCATCCACGACGCTGTCCTCGGCCTCCCGCTTCAGCCGATCGTCGCCCTGCCGTACCTCAACGCCTGGCAGGCGGCCCACCCCGCGTTCGCACGCGGCGTCAGCCAGTTGGAGACGATGGGCGTACGCGTTCCGCTCGGCGGGGACGGATTCACCCCGCACGTCCCACATTCCGGCCAGAGCCGCCCCGATGCGTTTCCTTGGCAAATCGCCTTCGATGTGTTTGGGGAGAACCACTTCAACCAGTGAAATGCTGAAGAGCCAGTCGCAACCCGACGCAATAGCTGAACCGCACGGGGATCACGCCAGAGCCTGGCGCTAAGCCGGCGCGGTCCACCCCTTCGAACACACCGCTCGCCACAGCCTCCCCAACCCCACGCGGCATCATGATCTGACGATGCGTTACTTCTGCTCGTTCACTGCCCGTATCCTCGTGATACCTAGCTGCCGAGTGTGAGGGCGAGCCTGTGAGTAGGGTGCCAGTAAGCGCCGTGGTGTTCGACGTCGGCGAGACGTTGATAGACGACACGACCTTTTGGGGATCATGGGCAAACTGGCTCAACGTGCCCCATCACACGCTCGCCGCGCTGGTCGGGCACGTGACCGCCGAAGGTCGCAACAACGCCGATGCGTTGGCGCTGGTCAAGCCGGGCTTCGACCTCGCGACCGAACGCTCCGCACGTGAGGCAGCAGGGTGCGGCGAGCATATTGACGTGTCCGACCTTTACCCCGACGCCCGCCCAGCCTTGACCGCCCTCCGAGCGGCCGGCCTCTGGGTCGGGGTCGCGGGCAATCAGACCGCCAGAGCGGGCGAGCTGCTACGCGAACTCGACCTGCCGGTTGATGCCATCGCCACCTCAGGCGAGTGGGGCCTCGCCAAGCCCGACCTACGATTCTTCAAGAAGATCAGCGAATGGAGCGGGTTCCCAACGGAGCAGATCGCGTACGTGGGAGATCACCCGGAAAACGACATCATCTCCGCTAGGGCGGCCGGCCTGCGTCCAGCGCACCTGCGCCGCGGGCCCTGGGGATATCGGTACGCGGATGACCCGGCCGTACGAGCCGCCGCCGAGTGGCACGTCGATTCATTGCACGACCTTGTGGACGCGCTCAAGGCTTGCCGATAGCTCAAGCCCAAGGAGTCAGAGGACGAGCGCCACTACGGCACCGCCTATCAGCCATGGCGCTAGCGCGATCTGGCTGCCGTGCCTCACTTGTCGCATAGTTGCGGCGGCCAACGCGGCGATGACGAATCCTGCGAGGAGGCTTACGAGAACCAGGTTCCATGACTGATAGCCCGTCAACAGGGCCAGATATGACAATAATTTGACATCTCCGAGCCCGAATCCGCCTCCGGCTACGATCGCCAGCGCGAGGAATGCCACACCGACCACGGCAGCCGCGAGGAGCCCGCGCTCAAGAGGAGCAGCCCCGCCCCCCGGCAGGACATAGATCAGACCCAGCAGCGACGCTGCGGCGGCCGGCCCGAGGAGTCGGTTCGGGATCATGAACGTGGCGAGATCGGTCACGGCCAGCGGCACGGCGCAGACCGCGAAAACGAGATATGCCGGAAATGTATCTACATGGGCGAAATGAACACCGATCGCGGCGCCCACTAAAAGCCCGAAGGCGACTGACACCCACGGGGCAATGGTGATCGACGCGCTCCGGCCACCGGCCGAACTTGCCAATCGGGACCTGGTAGACGCGAGCGCCGCCGACGCGGCGCCCGCAAGTGCACCAGTGCCTACAGCCCACTCAGTCGAGATGCCCATCCGCTATACCACCAGGTCAGAAAGATATTAGGTACCGAGCGACTATAGGCAGTTGTCATGAGGCGAGTCCACCGCCCGGTCGACCGCTACGCTGCGTAGTTTTAGATCACGGCTTGATCTCGATCTTCAGCGCTCCCGCATAAGGCACCTTGCCTCACTAATCGCGCTCAAGGTAGTAATTGGTGGCTACCAGTACGGTTCATTACGGGAAGAGCGGGGACGGCTGTCATGTCGCGCTGCTTACGCTTCAGGCTGCTTGTGGTTGTTTCGGGCGTGGCCGCGCTCGCCATCGGGGGGTGCACGGCGTCGCCTACCTCCACCCCAGAGGCCGCAAGCTCGAAGTCCTCGATCGAAAGCACCCCCGCGGCCAAGGCCTCACCGGACCCCAGCGCCAACGCGCTCGACGTTACTGGTCCGAACGCCTCGCAGAAGAAGGCGGCACTCTTCGCCTATGTGGAGATGGTCAACGACTGGGTCTCCGCGGCCCGGACAGCAAATTACAAGGACCCCAGACTCGGCCAATACGCCTCGGGAGATGCGTTGGTGCTCATCACGAAGGCCCTGTTGACTGAGCAGTCCAAGGGCGCCGTGTCCAAGGGATCGCCCACGGTGGCAGACGTTTCGTTCGGTGAGATGGTCCCCTCGACCAACCCCACAGAGATCGTGATCAACAGCTGCTTCTCGGATGCCGCTTGGCTTGAGTACAAAGCAACTGATGGTTCTCTGTACAACGACGTCCCCGGTGGCAAGCACCGCACCCAGGTACTGGCCGAAGTCAAAAATGGTACGTGGAAGATCGACCAATTGGCGCTGAACGGCGTCGGCACATGTTGACCTTGCTGCGCGGCGCCATATCTGGTGGATGTGTTGCAGCGGTCGTGTTGGCAGGCTCGGGTACAGCGATTGCGGATGG
This genomic window from Actinospica robiniae DSM 44927 contains:
- a CDS encoding flavoprotein, whose translation is MTAHTNPPADPAAHHRPVLYLIGCAAPPVHHIRTAITQAQDRAYDTCLILTPTAAAWLDKDLDELAELTGHPVRSSYKQPGTPDALPSPDAFLVAPMTLNTTTKWADGHQDNLALGLIAEAAGRRIHDAVLGLPLQPIVALPYLNAWQAAHPAFARGVSQLETMGVRVPLGGDGFTPHVPHSGQSRPDAFPWQIAFDVFGENHFNQ
- a CDS encoding APC family permease — encoded protein: MTQLAHAAPPGTRAPGLARGKLNAVMVSFFMIASLGPLLVSGGTLPLSIAATGQTLFPAAFLLTAVVLALFVPGYLAMSRHVTNAGPFYALITKGLGRPAGVAGALVAFVFYSGMQCSLYGAIGVQGAAFVADNTTWHPSWWACALAAWALVALLGLAKVELTGKVLGVLSVAEILVIAGICAFGLAHPAAGRTHLGALNPAHLTIGSYGSLAAICVLCFLGFEQSVVYSEEAKTPRTTLLRATVASLTVAAVIYVAGALAVDVHYGSHVVADAQSKGPALFLAMSPGALSDCADVLFLTSLFAAALAYHNTLIRYGYSLGRDGVLPSAVAAVRRSGVARTASLVQSAIGLAAILATLLFQWDPMTQLFYIASTTGGYGIMVLLAVTSVAILAFFARDPHGESAAVRIWFPGISALALLGMVWACTANLPDLLGISPADPTVERVFILLAGTAALGVVVALVLKLVRPSVYAALAPIVTEEAA
- a CDS encoding GOLPH3/VPS74 family protein; the protein is MSGHVRTARFAATVDGGLSVSELRDLFNVAVQLCGRPDSSPADLPEVVRLALRRLGRPALGAAALDQVAQSVVDAAGLSTLPGFGPMEAVASALIAEGENAPVALHLLLVEAWKSLEPEEAVWRRQAVPSEEDLLQGDLSRTTLSGRFFLLAHDPFDGSPLISEPVCALGLTGMLLAELLLVGRVSLDVKRDVLVERGRGPSYDTWAEVCAVAAEVAVRLREPCPIRTAVDVIAADAYPRTREELLGAGILTRREESRLLRGARTVFPPVRPRLVERVFYGLTALQSTDASQLDPHHAALIAAVRATGLAATASRQWWMAEKVPAEESLARRNVALSYLIGHVRSATTTAVASRQR
- a CDS encoding prepilin peptidase, which gives rise to MSVAFGLLVGAAIGVHFAHVDTFPAYLVFAVCAVPLAVTDLATFMIPNRLLGPAAAASLLGLIYVLPGGGAAPLERGLLAAAVVGVAFLALAIVAGGGFGLGDVKLLSYLALLTGYQSWNLVLVSLLAGFVIAALAAATMRQVRHGSQIALAPWLIGGAVVALVL
- a CDS encoding HAD family hydrolase, giving the protein MVFDVGETLIDDTTFWGSWANWLNVPHHTLAALVGHVTAEGRNNADALALVKPGFDLATERSAREAAGCGEHIDVSDLYPDARPALTALRAAGLWVGVAGNQTARAGELLRELDLPVDAIATSGEWGLAKPDLRFFKKISEWSGFPTEQIAYVGDHPENDIISARAAGLRPAHLRRGPWGYRYADDPAVRAAAEWHVDSLHDLVDALKACR
- a CDS encoding helix-turn-helix domain-containing protein; translation: MSQSTIGQRVRRLRESRDMTREALAAALGCSAEWVKKFEGGHRQADPKLSTLRDLARVLNVPLSQLVDDPASDARCRPEDDDTVLLRAVLLTPMTGETRGTDLERLWDECAYGFTAFQAGHYSALLRTLPKLVTTARALPDDPASARCAYRAHHLAAITLMKFNGGPAAWTAANRAVAFAETSGDPVALALAAQSLVYTMTTIGAAALGMDTAESYATRLEHGLSDGSVPSATALGMLWLKGAVAAADNHNPVAAQQMLAQARRCAEQVPTGANYLFSGFDQLNVLLYQVSIDAALARYVPAADGADWIRPDALDALPPERRTHHLIEAATTYTRLGRTADALAALLRAEGANRAELRTRPAARDAIQALLDVPGPRPERLRALARRAGLAA